Proteins encoded by one window of Lates calcarifer isolate ASB-BC8 linkage group LG5, TLL_Latcal_v3, whole genome shotgun sequence:
- the atg4da gene encoding cysteine protease atg4da encodes MNSVSPSAAQYIGGVMQDELGENRRHQPMERQGSFGLRPSQTPDPSREAAGEPDEMDKLKAKLMSAWNNVKYGWTVKSKTSFNKTSPVTVLGHSYLLNSEDEVERFRLAFVSRIWLTYRREFPQLEGSTWTTDCGWGCMLRSGQMLLAQGLLVHLMPRDWAWPDAQQLTDVDFEVFRPRSPARAGGVPIPSFGSPRGSNTPEKSLPSEQVPKCSQKKRPECVRDRQAEPVHHRLVTWFGDQPPAPFGVHQLVEIGKSSGKKAGDWYGPSIVAHILRKAVAKTSVVHNMAVYVAQDCTVYKEDVVHLCDPSLSQTPPDPSSQAWKSVIILVPVRLGGEALNPSYIECVKNILKLECCIGIIGGKPKHSLYFIGFQDEQLLYLDPHYCQPVVDVTQVNFSLESFHCSSPKKMPFNRMDPSCTIGFYAKNKKDFESLCSAVSVALSSSKEKYPIFTFVEGQGQDYGLEGHSSNHSGPAAHILPPGKLGRSNNRRNSDEFVFL; translated from the exons ATGAACTCCGTTTCCCCCAGCGCCGCACAGTACATAGGGGGAGTAATGCAGGATGAGCTGGGGGAGAACCGGAGGCACCAGCCCATGGAGCGGCAGGGCAGCTTTGGTCTCAGGCCATCTCAGACTCCCGATCCCAGCAGGGAGGCAGCCGGAGAGCCTGATGAGATGGACAAACTGAAAGCCAAACTAATGTCAGCATGGAACAACGTCAAATATG GTTGGACTGTTAAGTCTAAAACCTCCTTCAACAAGACATCACCAGTCACTGTCCTGGGACACTCGTATCTACTCAACAGTGAGG ACGAGGTGGAGCGGTTTCGTCTGGCTTTTGTGTCCAGGATCTGGCTCACGTACAGGAGGGAGTTCCCTCAGCTGGAGGGCTCCACCTGGACCACAGACTGTGGCTGGGGCTGCATGCTGCGCAGCGGCCAGATGCTGCTGGCACAGGGACTGCTGGTCCATTTGATGCCAAGAG aCTGGGCTTGGCCAGATGCTCAGCAGCTAACTGATGTGGACTTTGAGGTGTTCAGACCACGTTCCCCAGCTCGGGCAGGTGGAGTCCCCATCCCTTCCTTTGGCTCCCCACGAGGATCTAACACCCCTGAAAAGTCCTTGCCAAGCGAGCAGGTGCCCAAATGCAGCCAGAAGAAAAGACCTGAGTGTGTAAGGGACAGACAAGCAGAGCCCGTCCACCACAGGCTGGTCACCTGGTTTGGGGATCAGCCCCCAGCACCTTTTGGAGTCCACCAGCTGGTGGAAATCGGGAAAAGTTCAGGGAAGAAGGCTGGTGACTGGTACGGCCCGTCTATAGTGGCACACATACTACG gaAAGCTGTAGCCAAAACTTCTGTTGTCCATAACATGGCTGTATATGTGGCTCAGGATTGTACAG TGTACAAAGAAGATGTGGTGCATCTATGTGATCCATCACTAAGCCAGACTCCTCCTGATCCGTCCAGCCAAGCCTGGAAGTCTGTCATCATACTGGTGCCTGTCCGGCTGGGAGGAGAGGCCCTCAACCCATCTTACATTGAATGTGTCAAG aACATCCTTAAGCTTGAGTGTTGTATTGGAATCATCGGAGGAAAACCGAAGCATTCACTCTACTTCATCGGCTTCCAAG ACGAGCAGCTGCTGTATCTGGACCCTCACTACTGCCAACCTGTGGTGGATGTAACACAAGTCAATTTCTCACTGGAG TCCTTCCACTGTAGCTCTCCCAAAAAGATGCCCTTCAACCGCATGGATCCCAGCTGTACTATCGGCTTTTACGCCAAGAACAAGAAGGACTTTGAATCTCTGTGTTCTGCTGTCAGTGTG GCCCTGTCATCATCCAAGGAGAAGTACCCCATATTTACCTTTGTAGAGGGCCAGGGTCAGGACTATGGACTGGAGGGTCACAGCAGCAATCACAGTGGACCTGCAGCCCACATCCTGCCACCAGGCAAACTTGGCAGGAGTAACAACAGAAGGAACAGTGATGAGTTTGTCTTCCTCTAA